In the genome of Mucilaginibacter sp. 14171R-50, the window CGCATTGGCCCGCAAGCTTCAAGGTATTTAACGATAGGTTTTGATACCGGGCAGCTGATGTAGAAACTGTTTTAAAATCTGTTAACCAGGTGCTGCAGCAAAGTTCGCGGCCGCAGGAACCGATACCACCCAGGCGACTTGCCTCCTGGCGCATACCTATCTGGCGCATTTCAATACGGATGCGGAAACTTTCGGCCATTTTTTTGATCAGTTCCCTGAAATCAACGCGACCCTCGGCGGTATAATAAAAGGTGGCTTTTGTTTTATCGCCCTGGTAGTCCACATCGCTTATCTTCATCGATAAGTTAAGGTCGAGGGCAAGTGTACGCGATTTATGCATGGTTTCCCATTCCATATCTTTGGCCATCTTCCATTTATCTACATCGGCCGGGGTGGCGCGGCGATATATCTTTTTAACAACATCAGCTTCTTTTACATGCCTCTTGGTCATTTGCAGCCGCACCAGTTCGCCGGTGATAGATACGTGGCCTATGTCGTAACCACCGGTAGTGGTTTCAACGGCAACAAGGTCGCCCGCCTCCAGGTAAATATTATCGTTGTTGTGGTAAAACTCTTTCCGCGAGCCTTTAAATCTGACCTCTACAATAGAAAAAGGTCTATAGTTAGTTGGCATATCCATGTGCGACAGCCAATCGTGAACATCCAATTTGGCGCAACCATTAGTAAGGCACGAGCCATTACTTTTGCAGCCGGCCGGCGTACATCCGCCGGATGAGCAACTTCCGCATCCCATAATTAATTCGGTATATAATGATTCCCCGCAGGGACAGTTTTCAAATTTAGTACTTTTATAATCTGCAAAGATACGTCTAAAAACAAGATTTTAGGATTTGCATTACGTTCTATATGATAATGAGCCTTTTCC includes:
- the ricT gene encoding regulatory iron-sulfur-containing complex subunit RicT, which encodes MGCGSCSSGGCTPAGCKSNGSCLTNGCAKLDVHDWLSHMDMPTNYRPFSIVEVRFKGSRKEFYHNNDNIYLEAGDLVAVETTTGGYDIGHVSITGELVRLQMTKRHVKEADVVKKIYRRATPADVDKWKMAKDMEWETMHKSRTLALDLNLSMKISDVDYQGDKTKATFYYTAEGRVDFRELIKKMAESFRIRIEMRQIGMRQEASRLGGIGSCGRELCCSTWLTDFKTVSTSAARYQNLSLNTLKLAGQCGKLKCCLNYELDTYMDALKHIPDNVNVLKTEKGDARLQKTDIFKKIMWFSYPREEAWVPMPIARVKEIQQQNREGIIPADLGEVVVVETKPVKILDYENVVGQDSLTRLDERRNQNNKNKNKNKNRSRNQQGGNRPDGQQASQRPDGNRPQGGNRPDGGNRPQGNRPDGGNRPQQQGGPRPDGNRPQGSNNNRRNNNRPRPNNNQPPNNNTPRPE